The following are encoded in a window of Amycolatopsis lexingtonensis genomic DNA:
- a CDS encoding serine hydrolase domain-containing protein, which produces MQSVRDGHLASDRQRVTAERLDAVLDRAARRHRVPGAQLAVLRDGERLVVQTGVEDQDRGTPMTEESAVPSGSVTKVATATVAMALVADDDLELDQPVGDVLGVAGLDRGLTPRRLLSHTSGLPSDPADPTAGCLREVREAIPVCPAGTAFSYSNLGYALVGAVIEAVTGMTWREAVEAIVLRPSKIEPVYAESTRGVSGHGRATGPAGARPVEQVLPPMLDPAGALAFSARDLVELGRIHLGKPGLLDVVTAADMHRPVPEADPFGLADGWGLGIAHFGSGDDAWLGHDGTADGTACHLRIDQAGACVVAFTANGAAGTDLWHDVAAELRELGFDLPEQRFGVPGARPVPVPDGDFGTYRNGAIDYTVRPDGTGAALVVDGEVYPELVLHDDGSFTVRDPATGRATPCGRFRGDRGASAAVEIGGRLARRC; this is translated from the coding sequence ATGCAATCCGTACGAGACGGTCACCTCGCCTCGGACAGGCAACGGGTCACGGCGGAACGGCTGGACGCGGTGCTGGACCGCGCGGCTCGCCGGCACCGGGTGCCGGGAGCGCAGCTCGCCGTCCTGCGGGACGGTGAGCGGTTGGTGGTCCAGACCGGTGTCGAAGACCAGGACCGTGGCACGCCGATGACCGAGGAGTCCGCGGTGCCGTCCGGGTCGGTCACCAAGGTGGCCACGGCGACGGTCGCGATGGCCCTCGTCGCCGACGACGACCTGGAGCTCGATCAACCCGTCGGTGACGTCCTGGGCGTGGCCGGCCTCGACCGCGGCCTGACTCCGCGCCGGCTGCTCAGCCACACCAGCGGGCTGCCGTCCGACCCCGCCGATCCGACCGCGGGCTGCCTGCGCGAGGTGCGCGAAGCGATCCCCGTCTGCCCGGCGGGCACCGCGTTCTCCTACTCGAACCTCGGGTACGCGCTGGTCGGCGCCGTGATCGAAGCGGTCACCGGGATGACCTGGCGGGAGGCTGTCGAGGCGATCGTCCTGCGGCCGTCGAAGATCGAGCCGGTCTACGCCGAGAGCACGCGTGGCGTCTCCGGGCACGGGCGGGCCACCGGGCCGGCCGGGGCGCGGCCGGTCGAGCAGGTGCTGCCGCCGATGCTCGACCCGGCCGGGGCGCTGGCGTTCAGCGCGCGGGACCTGGTCGAGCTCGGCCGGATCCACCTGGGCAAGCCGGGACTGCTCGACGTCGTGACGGCCGCCGACATGCACCGGCCCGTGCCGGAAGCCGATCCGTTCGGGCTCGCCGACGGCTGGGGCCTCGGGATCGCCCATTTCGGCTCCGGCGACGACGCCTGGCTCGGCCACGACGGCACCGCCGACGGCACGGCCTGCCACCTGCGCATCGACCAGGCCGGCGCCTGCGTGGTCGCCTTCACCGCGAACGGCGCCGCGGGCACGGACCTGTGGCACGACGTCGCCGCCGAGCTGCGCGAGCTGGGCTTCGACCTGCCCGAGCAGCGCTTCGGCGTGCCCGGCGCCCGGCCCGTACCGGTCCCGGACGGAGATTTCGGCACCTACCGCAACGGCGCCATCGACTACACCGTCCGCCCCGACGGTACGGGCGCCGCGCTCGTCGTCGACGGCGAGGTCTACCCGGAGCTCGTCCTGCACGACGACGGCAGCTTCACCGTCCGCGACCCGGCGACCGGCCGGGCCACGCCGTGCGGCCGCTTCCGCGGTGACCGCGGTGCGTCGGCCGCGGTCGAAATCGGCGGCCGCCTCGCGCGACGCTGCTGA
- a CDS encoding O-acetylhomoserine aminocarboxypropyltransferase/cysteine synthase family protein yields MPVTDRPAAAPKDFRRPESAVMHAGAELRAGPTAPVITPIFQTAAYELPGTGAAAGIFDLSEDGHAYTRLNNPTCDVLEARIAAVDGAPAALAVSTGQAATTVALLNLCQAGDNIVSSDELYGGTWNLLANTFARFGVETRFVSPEDPKNFAAATDERTRAYFGETLPNPKLRIFPIEDVAGLAEQAEVPLVLDNTLLPMVCNPLDFGANILVYSATKYIGGHGSALGGLIVDGGTFDWPRHAERHPLLTEPDPAHGGAVWTETGAGLDSALGRSPYLLKARETLLRDLGACLSPFNAFLLIQGIETLPLRMRAHGENAAAVAKFLDAHPAVSSVRHPTLAGGEQRELLRRYLGGNGGPLVQFELDGGQEAGSRFIEALRLFAHVTNIGDVRSMATHPASTTHAQLPEADQLAAGVTPGSIRLSLGLEHPDDLLEDLARALERAR; encoded by the coding sequence CGGGTGCCGAGCTGCGCGCCGGCCCGACCGCGCCGGTGATCACGCCGATCTTCCAGACCGCGGCCTACGAGCTGCCCGGCACCGGGGCCGCCGCCGGCATCTTCGACCTGAGCGAGGACGGGCACGCCTACACCCGCCTCAACAACCCGACCTGCGACGTGCTCGAAGCGCGGATCGCCGCCGTCGACGGCGCGCCGGCCGCGCTGGCCGTCTCCACCGGCCAGGCCGCGACCACCGTCGCCCTGCTCAACCTGTGCCAGGCCGGGGACAACATCGTCAGCTCCGACGAGCTCTACGGCGGCACGTGGAACCTGCTGGCCAACACCTTCGCCCGCTTCGGCGTCGAAACCCGGTTCGTCAGCCCGGAAGACCCGAAGAACTTCGCCGCCGCCACGGACGAGCGCACCCGCGCCTACTTCGGCGAAACGCTGCCCAACCCGAAGCTGCGCATCTTCCCGATCGAAGACGTCGCCGGGCTCGCCGAACAGGCGGAAGTGCCGCTGGTACTGGACAACACGCTGCTCCCGATGGTCTGCAACCCGCTGGACTTCGGCGCGAACATCCTGGTCTATTCGGCCACGAAGTACATCGGCGGCCACGGCAGCGCACTGGGCGGGCTCATCGTGGACGGCGGCACCTTCGACTGGCCGCGCCACGCCGAGCGCCACCCGCTGCTGACCGAGCCCGACCCCGCGCACGGCGGCGCGGTGTGGACCGAGACCGGCGCCGGGCTCGACAGCGCGCTGGGCCGCAGCCCCTACCTGCTCAAAGCGCGGGAAACGCTGCTGCGCGACCTCGGGGCGTGCCTGAGCCCGTTCAACGCGTTCCTGCTCATCCAGGGCATCGAGACGCTGCCGCTGCGGATGCGCGCGCACGGCGAAAACGCGGCCGCGGTCGCGAAGTTCCTCGACGCGCACCCGGCGGTGTCCTCGGTCAGGCACCCGACCCTGGCCGGCGGCGAGCAGCGGGAGCTGCTGCGGCGCTACCTCGGCGGCAACGGCGGCCCGCTGGTGCAGTTCGAGCTCGACGGCGGGCAGGAGGCGGGCAGCCGGTTCATCGAAGCGCTCCGCCTGTTCGCGCACGTCACCAACATCGGCGACGTCCGGTCGATGGCCACGCACCCGGCGTCCACCACGCACGCCCAGCTGCCCGAGGCCGACCAGCTCGCGGCCGGCGTGACCCCGGGTTCGATCCGGCTTTCGCTGGGCCTGGAGCACCCCGACGACCTGCTCGAAGACCTCGCCCGCGCCCTGGAGCGGGCCCGGTGA
- a CDS encoding gamma-glutamyl-gamma-aminobutyrate hydrolase family protein yields the protein MSARPLVALAASAEPVDEVPHVAVREVYARALERVSGCAVAVVGGPAPHLVEVLDRFDGVVFGGHQIDVDPARYGGRPRPAPVDPDRDELALRVLPAALRAGIPVLGICRGLQELNVALGGTLRDLPGDSHREDLSQPRDRQYRPAHEVDLPAGGMLRQLLGYARVSVNSLHHQAIDRIAPDLRVEAVAADGVVEAASAGDGFCLAVQWHPEWYAETDPVSTAIFHEFGVAARLAAVRQGFPSRRPMSSIGMNS from the coding sequence ATGAGCGCCCGGCCGCTGGTCGCGCTCGCGGCGTCGGCCGAACCGGTCGACGAGGTCCCGCACGTCGCGGTGCGCGAGGTCTACGCCCGGGCGCTGGAACGGGTTTCCGGCTGCGCGGTGGCTGTCGTCGGCGGCCCCGCGCCGCACTTGGTGGAGGTGCTGGACCGCTTCGACGGCGTCGTGTTCGGTGGGCACCAGATCGACGTGGACCCGGCCCGCTACGGCGGCCGTCCCCGGCCGGCCCCGGTGGACCCGGACCGCGACGAACTCGCGCTGCGGGTGCTGCCCGCGGCGCTGCGGGCGGGCATTCCGGTGCTGGGGATCTGCCGCGGGCTGCAGGAGCTCAACGTCGCACTGGGCGGCACCCTGCGCGACCTGCCCGGCGACAGTCATCGAGAGGACCTTTCCCAGCCGCGGGACCGGCAGTACCGGCCCGCGCACGAGGTCGACCTCCCCGCGGGCGGCATGCTGCGGCAGCTGCTGGGCTACGCGCGCGTGTCGGTCAATTCCTTGCACCACCAGGCCATTGACCGGATCGCGCCGGACCTGCGGGTGGAGGCGGTGGCCGCCGACGGCGTGGTCGAGGCCGCGTCGGCGGGCGACGGGTTCTGCCTCGCGGTGCAATGGCACCCCGAGTGGTACGCCGAGACGGACCCGGTCTCCACGGCGATCTTCCATGAATTCGGCGTCGCGGCCCGGCTGGCGGCCGTGCGTCAGGGCTTTCCCTCGCGGCGGCCCATGTCCAGCATCGGGATGAACAGCTGA
- a CDS encoding YczE/YyaS/YitT family protein — protein sequence MAELVQSPLVPPGRPVRRVSQLLIGLVLYGVSDAMVVAAGLGVEPWDALAQGLTRTAGLSIGVWTNLIGAAVLLLWIPLRQKPGLGTLCNVLLVGTSMDLALALLPPFGHLWVRWVVLIAGIVLNGFATGCYIGAQAGPGPRDGLMTGLAQRGYPIWAVRWGIEIAVLVIGFLLGATVGIGTVLYACAIGPLAQLFIPMLDMGRREGKP from the coding sequence GTGGCCGAACTGGTGCAGTCGCCACTCGTACCGCCCGGCCGGCCGGTCCGCCGGGTGTCCCAGCTGCTCATCGGCCTCGTGCTCTACGGCGTCAGCGACGCCATGGTGGTCGCCGCCGGGCTCGGGGTCGAACCCTGGGACGCGCTCGCGCAGGGGCTGACCCGCACGGCCGGGCTCAGCATCGGGGTCTGGACCAACCTGATCGGCGCCGCCGTGCTGCTGCTGTGGATTCCGCTGCGGCAGAAGCCCGGGCTCGGCACGCTGTGCAACGTCCTGCTCGTCGGCACCTCGATGGACCTCGCGCTGGCGCTGCTGCCGCCGTTCGGGCACCTCTGGGTGCGCTGGGTCGTGCTCATCGCGGGCATCGTGCTCAACGGGTTCGCCACCGGCTGCTACATCGGCGCGCAGGCCGGCCCCGGGCCGCGGGACGGGCTGATGACCGGGCTTGCCCAGCGCGGGTACCCGATCTGGGCGGTGCGCTGGGGCATCGAGATCGCCGTGCTGGTCATCGGGTTCCTGCTCGGCGCCACCGTCGGGATCGGGACCGTGCTCTACGCCTGCGCGATCGGGCCGCTCGCTCAGCTGTTCATCCCGATGCTGGACATGGGCCGCCGCGAGGGAAAGCCCTGA
- a CDS encoding DUF4230 domain-containing protein, with protein sequence MGAWGKRLIGIGVAVVVLAAAALVGSAVHLLPQLRNPFAQQTEEHSGPVLLQSIVELSRYEAASGSFQVVVDITTSSVLPSFLVGSDTMFIGVGTDNSYVDFSRLKGDAVQVSDDRLSATITLPHAQLEPATLDVHESHVYAQQQGLFTRINDFLNGNPNSQQALYELAQKQIQAAAAKSTLVADAERNTKVMLTGLLQSLGFKNITVNYADNPTGG encoded by the coding sequence ATGGGTGCATGGGGCAAGCGGCTCATCGGGATCGGTGTGGCAGTGGTGGTCTTGGCGGCCGCGGCGCTCGTCGGATCGGCGGTACACCTGTTGCCCCAGTTGCGCAATCCGTTCGCCCAGCAGACCGAAGAGCACTCCGGCCCGGTGCTGCTGCAGTCGATCGTCGAGCTGTCGCGCTACGAGGCCGCCAGTGGCTCGTTCCAGGTGGTCGTCGACATCACGACCAGCTCGGTGCTGCCCAGCTTCCTCGTCGGCAGCGACACGATGTTCATCGGCGTCGGCACGGACAACTCCTACGTGGACTTCTCCCGGCTGAAGGGCGACGCCGTCCAGGTTTCCGACGACCGCCTGTCGGCCACGATCACGCTGCCGCACGCCCAGCTGGAGCCGGCGACGCTGGACGTGCACGAGTCCCACGTCTACGCGCAGCAGCAGGGCCTGTTCACCCGCATCAACGACTTCCTGAACGGCAACCCGAACTCGCAGCAGGCCCTCTACGAGCTCGCTCAGAAGCAGATCCAGGCCGCGGCCGCGAAGAGCACGCTGGTGGCCGACGCGGAGCGGAACACCAAGGTGATGCTGACCGGCTTGCTGCAGTCGCTCGGCTTCAAGAACATCACAGTGAACTACGCGGACAACCCGACCGGGGGCTGA
- a CDS encoding EthD family reductase — translation MHRLTVLYPPPADEAHFREYYEGTHLPLAAKLPGLVRSQYSFDVASLAGERKYFAVFHADFESAEAMAAALGSEAGKAVAADVPNYASGGVEMIHYPLSGDH, via the coding sequence ATGCACCGGCTCACCGTCCTGTACCCGCCGCCCGCCGACGAAGCCCACTTCCGGGAGTACTACGAGGGCACCCACCTGCCGCTGGCGGCGAAGCTGCCCGGCCTCGTGCGCTCGCAGTACTCCTTCGACGTGGCCTCGCTCGCCGGGGAGCGCAAGTACTTCGCCGTCTTCCACGCCGACTTCGAGTCGGCCGAGGCCATGGCCGCCGCGCTCGGGTCAGAAGCGGGCAAGGCCGTGGCCGCCGACGTGCCGAACTACGCGTCCGGCGGGGTGGAGATGATCCACTACCCGCTCAGCGGCGACCACTGA
- the eno gene encoding phosphopyruvate hydratase produces MTAIVRVKGREVLDSRGNPTVEVDVELADGSFGRAAVPSGASTGTREAVELRDGDKARFHGKGVRKAVDAVNTEIAEAVVGLDAEAQAEVDRALIALDGTANKARLGANATLGVSLAVVKAAAAASSLPLYRYAGGVFAHLLPMPMMNIINGGAHADNPIDFQEFMIGPVGAPTFAEAVRMGSEVFHTLRKSLHDAGHSTNVGDEGGFAPNLSSADEALEFVLRAIEQSGYTPGEDIALLLDPAASEFYTGEVYDYTGEGRKRSVEEHVAYLADLTARYPIVSIEDGLAQDDYAGWKQLTDTIGDRVQLVGDDVFCTNVNLLNDGIERGIGNSILVKVNQIGTLTETLTTVETAHKAGYSVVMSHRSGETEDTTIADLAVATNCGQIKTGSLSRADRTAKYNQLIRIEEELGAEARYAGASTISGRR; encoded by the coding sequence ATGACTGCCATCGTCCGGGTCAAGGGCCGCGAAGTTCTCGACAGCCGCGGCAACCCGACCGTCGAGGTCGACGTCGAGCTGGCGGACGGCTCGTTCGGGCGGGCCGCGGTGCCCTCGGGCGCTTCCACCGGCACCCGGGAAGCGGTCGAGCTGCGCGACGGGGACAAGGCCCGATTCCACGGCAAGGGCGTGCGCAAGGCCGTCGACGCCGTCAACACCGAGATCGCCGAGGCCGTCGTGGGCCTGGACGCCGAAGCGCAGGCGGAGGTCGACCGGGCGCTGATCGCGCTGGACGGCACCGCGAACAAGGCCCGCCTCGGCGCGAACGCGACGCTGGGCGTCTCGCTCGCCGTGGTCAAGGCGGCCGCGGCCGCCAGCTCGCTGCCGCTGTACCGCTACGCCGGCGGCGTGTTCGCCCACCTGCTGCCGATGCCGATGATGAACATCATCAACGGCGGCGCGCACGCGGACAACCCGATCGACTTCCAGGAGTTCATGATCGGCCCGGTCGGCGCGCCGACGTTCGCCGAAGCCGTGCGGATGGGCTCCGAGGTCTTCCACACGCTGCGCAAGTCGCTGCACGACGCCGGGCACAGCACCAACGTCGGCGACGAAGGCGGGTTCGCCCCCAACCTCAGCTCTGCCGACGAAGCCCTCGAGTTCGTGCTGCGCGCGATCGAGCAGTCGGGCTACACCCCCGGCGAGGACATCGCCCTGCTGCTCGACCCGGCCGCGTCCGAGTTCTACACCGGCGAGGTCTACGACTACACCGGCGAGGGCCGCAAGCGCAGCGTCGAGGAGCACGTCGCCTACCTCGCCGACCTGACCGCCCGCTACCCCATCGTGTCCATCGAGGACGGTCTCGCGCAGGACGACTACGCCGGCTGGAAGCAGCTCACCGACACCATCGGCGACCGCGTCCAGCTCGTCGGCGACGACGTCTTCTGCACCAACGTGAACCTGCTGAACGACGGCATCGAGCGCGGCATCGGGAACTCGATCCTGGTCAAGGTCAACCAGATCGGCACCCTCACCGAAACCCTGACCACGGTGGAAACCGCGCACAAGGCGGGCTACTCCGTGGTCATGTCCCACCGCTCCGGCGAGACCGAGGACACCACGATCGCCGACCTCGCCGTCGCCACCAACTGCGGCCAGATCAAGACCGGCTCGCTGTCCCGCGCCGACCGCACGGCCAAGTACAACCAGCTCATCCGCATCGAGGAAGAGCTGGGTGCCGAGGCGCGCTACGCCGGCGCGAGCACGATCAGTGGTCGCCGCTGA
- a CDS encoding UBP-type zinc finger domain-containing protein produces the protein MQGVDPSVPPSGPGCADCDAADPQGWWFHLRRCAGCGHIGCCDSSPGQHASAHAAATGHRIVRSFEPGEEWFWDYETEQMYESGPTLAAPEHRPLTQAAPGPAERLPEDWPQRLHR, from the coding sequence ATGCAAGGAGTCGACCCGTCGGTGCCGCCGAGCGGCCCGGGCTGCGCGGACTGCGACGCCGCGGACCCGCAGGGCTGGTGGTTCCACCTCCGGCGCTGCGCCGGCTGCGGCCACATCGGCTGCTGCGACTCCTCACCCGGCCAGCACGCCAGCGCCCACGCCGCGGCGACGGGACACCGGATCGTCCGCAGCTTCGAGCCGGGCGAAGAGTGGTTCTGGGACTACGAGACGGAACAGATGTACGAGTCCGGTCCCACGCTGGCCGCCCCGGAGCACCGCCCGCTCACCCAGGCCGCGCCCGGCCCGGCGGAGCGGCTGCCGGAGGACTGGCCCCAGCGCCTGCACCGGTGA
- a CDS encoding molybdopterin-dependent oxidoreductase, whose amino-acid sequence MKPSTSHWGAFSAEVGPDGRLRVEPHPADPAPSPLLGNLAAALDHPTRVARPAVRRGWLEGGPAPDERRGRDEFVELPWDEVLDLLAAELDRVRTEHGNQAIFGGSYGWASAGRFHHAQSQLHRFLNTIGGFTSARNTYSNGTSSVLLPHVVGDAHAVLRQASTWPTIAAHTELIVAFGGVPEKNVFVTPGGVTVHGTPGHLARFGGRVALVSPLRDDVPSTIDTRWYPIRPATDTALMLALAHTLVVEGLHDKDFLDRYCVGYAEFERYLLDKDPDWAAGITGIPAADIVALAREMAAHRTLITVTWSLQRTEHGEQPVWAGIALAALLGQIGLPGGGFGHGYGSMGDVGDTGPELRIPALPQGVNPVGEYIPVARIADLLLHPGETYDYNGETRRYPDIRLVHWAGGNPFHHHQDLNRLRRAFTRPDTVVVNDPHWTATARHADIVLPATTALEREDIGSGRRDTHVIAMHRIADPAGEARDDYEIFAGLALRLGVAEAFTEGRSARQWLQHLYRGWRDSPSFEEFWAAGELRLPPGPEHHTLFADFRADPDAHPLHTPSGRIEITSATVAGFGYPDCPGHPVWLSPSETGPLWLIANQPHTRLHSQLDAGATSLAGKVAGREAIRLNPTDAAARGIEAGDVVRVFNDRGACLAGAVLDDALRPGVVQLPTGAWFDPVEDHVGGPLCTHGNPNVLTADIPSSRLSQGCAGQHAAVDVERFEGPVPEVQVLRAPVLRRRR is encoded by the coding sequence ATGAAGCCGAGCACATCGCACTGGGGAGCCTTCTCGGCCGAGGTCGGCCCCGACGGCAGGCTGCGCGTCGAACCACACCCCGCCGACCCGGCACCGTCGCCCCTGCTGGGCAACCTGGCCGCCGCGCTGGACCACCCCACCCGGGTGGCCCGGCCGGCGGTCCGCCGCGGCTGGCTCGAAGGCGGGCCGGCGCCGGACGAGCGCCGGGGCCGCGACGAGTTCGTCGAGCTGCCGTGGGACGAGGTGCTCGACCTGCTGGCCGCCGAACTGGACCGCGTCCGGACCGAGCACGGCAACCAGGCGATCTTCGGCGGCTCCTACGGCTGGGCCAGCGCCGGCCGGTTCCACCACGCGCAGAGTCAGCTGCACCGCTTCCTGAACACCATCGGCGGCTTCACGTCGGCGCGGAACACCTACAGCAACGGCACGTCGTCGGTGCTCCTGCCGCACGTCGTCGGCGACGCGCACGCGGTGCTGCGCCAGGCGTCGACCTGGCCGACGATCGCCGCGCACACCGAGCTGATCGTCGCGTTCGGCGGCGTGCCGGAGAAGAACGTCTTCGTCACACCCGGCGGGGTCACGGTCCACGGCACCCCCGGCCACCTCGCGCGGTTCGGTGGCCGCGTCGCGCTCGTCAGCCCGTTGCGCGACGACGTGCCGTCCACAATAGACACGCGCTGGTACCCGATCCGGCCCGCGACCGACACCGCGCTGATGCTCGCGCTCGCGCACACGCTCGTCGTCGAAGGCCTGCACGACAAGGACTTCCTGGACCGCTACTGCGTCGGCTACGCGGAGTTCGAGCGCTACCTGCTCGACAAGGACCCGGACTGGGCGGCCGGGATCACCGGCATCCCGGCCGCCGACATCGTCGCGCTGGCCAGGGAAATGGCCGCGCACCGGACGCTGATCACCGTCACGTGGTCGCTGCAGCGCACCGAGCACGGCGAGCAGCCGGTGTGGGCGGGCATCGCGCTGGCCGCGCTGCTCGGCCAGATCGGCCTGCCCGGCGGCGGGTTCGGCCACGGCTACGGCTCGATGGGCGACGTCGGCGACACCGGTCCCGAGCTGCGGATACCCGCGCTGCCCCAGGGCGTCAACCCGGTCGGCGAGTACATCCCGGTCGCGCGGATCGCCGACCTGCTGCTGCACCCGGGCGAGACCTACGACTACAACGGCGAAACCCGGCGCTACCCGGACATCCGGCTCGTGCACTGGGCGGGCGGCAACCCGTTCCACCACCACCAGGACCTCAACCGCCTGCGCCGCGCCTTCACCCGCCCGGACACCGTCGTCGTGAACGATCCTCATTGGACAGCCACCGCGCGGCACGCCGACATCGTGCTGCCCGCCACGACGGCGCTGGAACGCGAGGACATCGGCTCCGGCCGCCGCGACACGCACGTGATCGCCATGCACCGGATCGCCGACCCCGCCGGGGAAGCGCGGGACGACTACGAGATCTTCGCCGGATTGGCTCTTCGGCTCGGCGTCGCCGAGGCGTTCACCGAAGGCCGGTCCGCCCGGCAGTGGCTGCAGCACCTTTACCGCGGCTGGCGCGATTCCCCTTCGTTCGAGGAGTTCTGGGCCGCGGGCGAGCTGCGGCTCCCGCCCGGCCCCGAGCACCACACCCTGTTCGCGGACTTCCGCGCGGACCCGGACGCCCACCCCCTGCACACCCCGAGCGGCCGCATCGAGATCACGTCGGCGACCGTCGCGGGGTTCGGTTACCCGGACTGCCCCGGCCACCCGGTCTGGCTGTCGCCGAGCGAAACCGGTCCGCTGTGGCTGATCGCGAACCAGCCGCACACCCGGCTGCACAGCCAGCTCGACGCCGGCGCCACGAGCCTGGCCGGCAAGGTGGCCGGCCGCGAGGCGATCCGCCTCAACCCCACCGACGCGGCCGCGCGCGGCATCGAAGCGGGCGACGTGGTCCGGGTGTTCAACGACCGCGGCGCCTGCCTGGCGGGCGCGGTCCTGGACGACGCGTTGCGGCCCGGCGTCGTCCAGCTCCCGACCGGTGCGTGGTTCGACCCTGTCGAGGATCACGTGGGCGGACCGCTGTGCACGCACGGAAATCCGAACGTCCTCACCGCGGACATCCCGTCGTCGCGGCTGTCCCAAGGGTGCGCGGGTCAGCACGCGGCTGTCGACGTCGAGCGCTTCGAGGGCCCGGTTCCGGAGGTGCAGGTCCTGCGTGCACCGGTCTTGAGACGACGTCGATGA